A genomic stretch from Kovacikia minuta CCNUW1 includes:
- a CDS encoding transposase: MSNQAKKYTPQFKAKVVLELLRGEKTQSEISRVHGVHRSVLTRWQNEFIERSPSVFGEDGADLEVEARIAELEQMVGKLTMQLEPIRKPKDV, encoded by the coding sequence ATGTCAAATCAAGCCAAAAAATACACCCCTCAATTCAAAGCGAAAGTCGTCCTCGAACTATTGCGAGGAGAGAAGACTCAAAGCGAAATCAGTCGAGTACATGGCGTTCATCGCAGTGTGTTAACGCGGTGGCAAAACGAATTTATCGAACGATCGCCTTCAGTGTTTGGCGAGGATGGAGCAGATTTGGAAGTCGAAGCGCGAATTGCCGAACTCGAACAGATGGTGGGAAAATTGACGATGCAATTAGAGCCTATCCGAAAACCTAAGGATGTGTGA
- a CDS encoding WD40 repeat domain-containing protein, translated as MEIQRVSQWQVQKSITSLAFQAETSCLFTGNQTGNIHCYDFKGGSEVATLQWHKSPVVAIKCCEDYLYSFDKLQNLACWNINTFQIERTHTYSSTSSLPWTVEVECAKFTPNGKYLIFGIYSLPRNITQGSSTLYMVDTKTTSLVRTFEWGLWSNVDVGHIDTIAISKDGTLLAASGLNINFSAYDGDWSGCRELIDQWCIEDGESVCIYEHDFYLFRPSEHIRIDLAFSPDNQKILFSQGEGIGGLSLWNVPPVESRRITVSAEHSGNMLLLDSPGIFDWSPTKDFVAFGSPNGFLRFVDIENAAILSKPTFPQSVEQTVHIRNVAILFEHQCSQLAIDQLCFSQTGGYLALSSQDLMLQVWQIL; from the coding sequence TTGGAAATCCAGAGAGTATCTCAATGGCAAGTTCAAAAATCAATTACTAGCCTTGCTTTTCAAGCTGAAACCTCATGCCTATTTACCGGAAATCAGACTGGAAATATACACTGCTATGACTTTAAAGGTGGTTCAGAAGTTGCAACTCTTCAGTGGCATAAATCCCCAGTAGTAGCAATTAAGTGTTGTGAAGACTATCTATACTCTTTTGATAAGTTGCAAAACCTTGCTTGTTGGAATATCAACACATTTCAAATTGAACGAACTCACACTTATAGCTCAACTTCATCACTTCCTTGGACAGTAGAAGTAGAATGCGCTAAATTTACCCCTAATGGTAAATATCTTATATTCGGTATTTATTCGCTTCCTCGGAATATTACTCAAGGATCATCCACACTTTATATGGTGGATACTAAAACTACATCACTTGTAAGAACCTTTGAGTGGGGATTATGGAGTAATGTAGACGTTGGGCATATAGATACGATCGCAATCTCTAAAGATGGTACGCTATTAGCCGCCAGCGGATTAAATATTAATTTCTCCGCCTATGACGGCGATTGGTCAGGTTGCCGTGAGCTTATCGACCAGTGGTGCATTGAGGATGGTGAGTCCGTTTGCATTTATGAACATGATTTCTATCTATTTAGACCAAGCGAGCATATAAGAATCGATTTAGCTTTTTCGCCAGATAACCAGAAGATTTTATTTTCTCAAGGTGAGGGAATTGGTGGGCTCTCTCTGTGGAATGTACCTCCTGTAGAAAGCCGCCGCATAACTGTTAGCGCTGAGCATTCGGGAAACATGCTACTTCTAGATTCACCTGGAATATTTGATTGGTCGCCCACTAAAGATTTTGTTGCTTTTGGTTCACCAAATGGCTTTCTGCGTTTTGTTGACATCGAGAATGCTGCAATACTTTCTAAACCAACGTTTCCCCAATCTGTCGAACAAACGGTTCACATTAGAAATGTTGCCATCCTTTTTGAACATCAGTGTTCTCAATTAGCGATTGATCAGTTGTGCTTTTCACAAACTGGCGGGTATCTCGCTTTAAGTTCCCAAGATTTAATGCTTCAGGTTTGGCAAATCTTGTAA
- a CDS encoding glycosyltransferase family 2 protein, translating into MPKSVSIPISLIVTVFNRAAYLPLTLDSILAQTYPDFELLIWDDGSTDNSLQIARSYAQRDDRIRVIAAPHQGIAPSLKSAIAATNAPYLCLRCTHKSIADSFSENLILHNLDFSLPVLNKPRLLRFQPISKVEAEQGFQDLCSQISDLCVHGSYLCWVDSDDLLAPTALAETADILNTHPNIGLVYTNHLIIDEHGTDKGLGRLCRIPYSKDRLLTDFMTFHFRLMRRSVYEQVGGIDPSFTTSEDYDLCLKLSEATDIYHLPKPLYFYRRHSGNVTNNQIDTIRCTHQAIQNALHRRGLDPHYHLKVTPTFTLQPKPSTQTLPTPPLQPLTPLSLEPLVSIIIPAHNAAPRLTPCLQSCIQQTYPNLEIHLIDNGSTDNTLAIAREIAQTCPRPFQIHHCPLRGARSPLA; encoded by the coding sequence GTGCCCAAATCCGTGTCCATTCCTATCTCCCTCATCGTTACCGTCTTCAACCGCGCTGCATATCTCCCCCTCACCCTCGACAGCATCCTTGCTCAAACCTACCCAGATTTTGAACTCCTAATTTGGGATGACGGCTCCACAGACAATTCTCTCCAAATCGCCAGATCCTACGCCCAGAGAGACGATCGCATCCGCGTCATCGCTGCCCCCCATCAAGGCATCGCCCCCTCACTCAAAAGTGCGATCGCCGCCACCAATGCCCCCTACCTTTGCCTACGGTGTACACACAAGTCGATCGCTGATTCGTTTTCCGAAAACCTGATCCTCCACAACCTTGATTTCTCGTTGCCGGTTCTCAATAAGCCGAGATTATTGAGATTTCAGCCAATTTCCAAAGTTGAGGCAGAGCAAGGGTTTCAGGACTTGTGTTCACAGATTTCCGACTTGTGTGTACACGGTAGCTACCTTTGCTGGGTCGATAGCGATGACCTGCTTGCCCCTACCGCCCTTGCCGAAACCGCCGACATCTTAAACACCCATCCCAATATTGGACTCGTCTACACCAACCACCTGATTATCGACGAACACGGCACTGATAAAGGTTTAGGTAGACTTTGCCGCATCCCCTACAGCAAAGACCGCCTCTTGACCGACTTCATGACCTTCCACTTCCGCCTGATGCGCCGCAGCGTCTACGAGCAGGTAGGCGGCATTGACCCCAGCTTCACCACCTCCGAAGACTACGACCTGTGCCTCAAACTCTCGGAAGCCACCGACATCTACCACCTGCCCAAACCGCTTTATTTCTACCGTCGCCACTCCGGTAACGTCACCAACAACCAAATCGACACCATCCGTTGCACCCACCAAGCTATCCAAAACGCCCTCCACCGACGTGGACTCGACCCCCACTACCACCTCAAAGTCACCCCCACCTTCACCCTGCAACCCAAACCCTCCACTCAAACCCTTCCCACTCCTCCCCTCCAACCCCTAACACCGCTTTCCCTCGAACCCCTCGTTTCGATTATTATCCCCGCCCACAACGCCGCTCCTCGCCTCACCCCCTGCCTGCAAAGCTGCATCCAGCAAACCTACCCCAACCTCGAAATTCACCTCATTGACAACGGCTCCACCGACAACACCCTTGCAATCGCCCGTGAGATCGCCCAAACCTGCCCCCGTCCTTTCCAAATCCACCACTGCCCCCTACGGGGAGCGCGATCGCCCCTCGCGTAG
- a CDS encoding REP-associated tyrosine transposase, with translation MTNYRRLTIAGGTYFFTLVTHQRRPWLCCDIARSTLRAAITHVRLTYPFVIEAMVLLPNHLHCIWTLPTGDSDYATRWRLIKAYVTKQAATKLKLDAQLSQSRQQRREGNLWQRRFWEHWIRDQQDFIRHCDYIHYNPVRHGLCRSPGEWKYSSFHRLVVQGIYPPDWGKDGEPETPTGIWDC, from the coding sequence ATGACCAATTATCGTAGACTCACGATCGCAGGCGGCACCTACTTTTTTACCCTCGTCACCCATCAACGCCGCCCCTGGCTGTGCTGTGACATTGCCCGTTCTACCTTACGCGCCGCCATTACCCACGTTCGCCTCACCTACCCCTTTGTGATTGAAGCAATGGTGCTGTTACCCAATCACCTCCATTGCATCTGGACGCTTCCCACTGGAGACAGCGACTATGCGACCCGTTGGCGGTTGATCAAAGCCTATGTCACCAAACAAGCTGCAACCAAATTGAAACTCGATGCTCAATTGAGTCAATCTCGCCAACAGCGACGCGAAGGCAATTTGTGGCAGCGACGGTTTTGGGAGCATTGGATTCGTGATCAGCAAGACTTCATTCGGCATTGCGATTATATTCATTACAATCCCGTGCGACATGGATTGTGTCGATCGCCTGGAGAATGGAAATATTCCAGCTTTCATCGGTTGGTTGTGCAAGGAATTTATCCACCTGATTGGGGCAAGGATGGAGAGCCAGAAACACCGACCGGAATTTGGGATTGTTGA
- the tnpA gene encoding IS200/IS605 family transposase, which translates to MSEYIHKSHNVSVLLYHLVFPAKYRRAVFDEQVDEVLREVCLEIEKRYEIKFIEIGVDKDHVHFLVQSVPTYSVTKLVKMIKSLTAKEVFQRCPQVKQKLWGGEFWSDGYFASTVGKHGDEGMIAQYVKNQGNEYLKLHRDEQLTLF; encoded by the coding sequence ATGAGTGAGTACATCCACAAAAGTCATAACGTCAGCGTTTTGCTCTATCACTTAGTGTTTCCAGCGAAGTATCGACGGGCTGTATTTGATGAACAGGTCGATGAGGTTTTGCGAGAAGTTTGCTTGGAGATTGAAAAACGCTACGAGATCAAGTTTATCGAAATCGGTGTAGACAAAGACCATGTGCATTTTTTAGTGCAGTCGGTGCCCACATACAGCGTGACGAAGCTGGTCAAAATGATCAAGAGTTTGACGGCGAAGGAAGTGTTTCAGCGCTGTCCTCAGGTGAAACAAAAGCTCTGGGGCGGAGAGTTTTGGAGTGATGGTTATTTTGCTAGCACGGTCGGGAAACACGGTGATGAGGGGATGATTGCGCAATACGTCAAGAATCAGGGGAACGAATATCTCAAGCTGCACCGAGATGAGCAGCTTACTCTTTTTTGA
- a CDS encoding tetratricopeptide repeat protein, with protein MHLATYPQAIEYYQQSWTIARELGNPQGEGNALGNWGAALFKLEQYPEAQQHLESALNISKALGDRANESEALLHLAELYHQTGHPDLALDHCTQALTLARELGIPLLKECEALLITLQPEGERA; from the coding sequence TTGCACCTAGCTACTTATCCCCAGGCAATTGAGTACTATCAGCAGTCTTGGACCATTGCCCGTGAGCTTGGAAATCCGCAAGGAGAAGGGAATGCGTTGGGCAATTGGGGTGCAGCACTATTCAAGCTGGAGCAGTATCCCGAAGCTCAACAGCACCTCGAATCAGCCCTGAACATCTCCAAAGCACTGGGCGATCGTGCCAATGAATCCGAAGCCCTCCTCCACCTCGCCGAACTCTACCACCAGACCGGACACCCCGACCTGGCCTTAGACCACTGTACTCAAGCGCTTACCCTCGCAAGGGAACTGGGCATCCCCCTCCTCAAAGAGTGTGAAGCCCTCCTCATAACCCTGCAACCCGAAGGAGAGCGCGCTTAG
- a CDS encoding glycosyltransferase family 2 protein, whose protein sequence is MPKPVPTPISLIVTVFNRADYLPLTLDSILAQTYPDFELLIWDDGSTDNSLQIARSYAQRDDRIRIIAAPHQGIAPSLKSAIAQTTTPYFGWVDSDDLLAPTALAETAAILDAHSHIGLVYTNHLIIDEHGQDKGLGRLCRIPYSKDRLLTDFMTFHFRLMRRSVYKQVGGIDPSFTTSEDYDLCLKLSEITDIYHLPKPLYFYRRHTGNVTNNQIDTIRCTHQAIQNALHRRGLDPHYHLKVTPTFTLQPKPSTQTLPTPPLQPLTPLSLEPLVSIIIPAHNAAPRLTPCLQSCIQQTYPNLEIHLIDNGSTDNTLAIAREIAQTCPRPFQIHHCPLRGANRARNFGFTQAQGDYIQWLDADDELAPDKISRQLIALVQQSEADVAYGDWDWCFWEDRQLIAQLRFADRSYGDFILQTLLDNWRPPHTYLLRRRAALQLHHLQAWNPNTTIYMDREYFTLAALLGLQFLHVPHSFVRYHRWSTTQVSRSASYPDRIHNRRQIFRRLQDIAQVCQGPKLTRSHQFLLQQNLDLWQPAFSLIQQADQTFALQHNQTQEYLSITWQEANIARVLLQANKPRVIEDHARKIIQLLWLEILVELQQADTAALDYNLIADKLAWRIGCNGSSNASNPPAEWEPIPHIQKVSTDSIPLHPLLQEVPLFTPLLGEERLVVQQFLDRLRPGQWLQRVEFPA, encoded by the coding sequence GTGCCCAAACCCGTGCCCACCCCTATCTCCCTCATCGTTACCGTCTTCAACCGTGCCGACTACCTCCCGCTTACCCTCGATAGCATCCTTGCTCAAACCTACCCAGATTTTGAACTCCTAATCTGGGATGACGGTTCCACAGACAATTCTCTCCAAATCGCCAGATCCTACGCCCAGAGAGACGATCGCATCCGCATCATCGCTGCCCCTCATCAAGGAATCGCCCCCTCACTCAAAAGTGCGATCGCCCAAACCACTACACCCTACTTCGGTTGGGTAGACAGTGATGACCTGCTTGCCCCTACCGCCCTTGCCGAAACCGCCGCCATCCTTGATGCCCACTCCCACATCGGACTCGTCTACACCAACCACTTGATTATCGACGAACATGGTCAAGACAAAGGTTTAGGTAGACTTTGCCGCATCCCCTACAGCAAAGACCGCCTCTTGACCGACTTCATGACCTTCCACTTCCGCCTGATGCGCCGCAGCGTCTACAAGCAGGTCGGTGGCATCGACCCCAGCTTCACCACCTCCGAAGACTACGACCTGTGCCTCAAACTCTCCGAAATCACCGACATCTACCACCTGCCCAAACCCCTCTACTTCTACCGTCGCCACACAGGTAACGTCACCAATAATCAAATCGACACCATCCGTTGCACCCACCAAGCTATCCAAAACGCCCTCCACCGACGTGGACTCGACCCCCACTACCACCTCAAAGTCACCCCCACCTTCACCCTGCAACCCAAACCCTCCACTCAAACCCTTCCCACTCCTCCCCTCCAACCCCTAACACCGCTTTCCCTCGAACCCCTCGTTTCGATTATTATCCCCGCCCACAACGCCGCTCCTCGCCTCACCCCCTGCCTGCAAAGCTGCATCCAGCAAACCTACCCCAACCTCGAAATTCACCTCATTGACAACGGCTCCACCGACAACACCCTTGCAATCGCCCGTGAGATCGCCCAAACCTGCCCCCGTCCTTTCCAAATCCACCACTGCCCCCTACGGGGAGCGAACCGCGCCCGTAACTTCGGTTTCACCCAGGCTCAAGGCGACTACATCCAATGGCTCGATGCTGATGACGAACTTGCTCCCGATAAAATCAGCCGTCAACTGATTGCCCTCGTCCAACAATCTGAAGCGGATGTTGCCTATGGCGACTGGGACTGGTGCTTCTGGGAAGACCGTCAACTCATCGCCCAATTGCGCTTTGCCGATCGCTCCTACGGTGACTTCATCCTGCAAACCCTGCTCGACAACTGGCGACCTCCACACACTTACCTCCTGCGCCGCAGAGCCGCTCTTCAACTACATCATCTGCAAGCCTGGAACCCCAATACCACCATCTACATGGACCGGGAATACTTCACCTTAGCAGCCCTGCTTGGACTACAATTCCTGCACGTTCCCCACAGCTTTGTTCGCTACCACCGCTGGTCTACTACCCAGGTCAGCCGCAGCGCCAGCTACCCTGATCGCATTCATAACCGCCGCCAAATCTTCCGTCGTCTGCAAGACATCGCCCAGGTATGTCAGGGACCAAAGCTCACCCGATCGCATCAATTCCTGCTCCAACAGAACTTGGACCTCTGGCAACCTGCCTTTAGCCTCATCCAACAAGCCGACCAAACCTTTGCCCTGCAACACAACCAGACCCAGGAATACCTCTCAATCACCTGGCAGGAAGCCAACATTGCTCGTGTGCTTCTACAAGCGAATAAACCACGGGTGATCGAAGATCATGCCCGCAAAATCATTCAACTCCTGTGGCTAGAAATCCTGGTCGAACTTCAGCAGGCAGACACAGCCGCCCTGGACTACAACCTGATTGCCGATAAACTCGCATGGCGGATTGGATGTAATGGCAGCTCTAATGCTTCCAACCCACCCGCTGAGTGGGAACCTATTCCTCATATCCAAAAAGTTTCAACCGATTCCATTCCACTCCATCCCCTACTTCAGGAAGTGCCACTCTTCACTCCACTCTTGGGTGAGGAACGGTTGGTGGTTCAGCAATTTCTCGATCGCCTGCGTCCAGGTCAATGGCTTCAACGTGTTGAATTCCCTGCTTAA
- a CDS encoding response regulator, giving the protein MKKYAVLLVEDFPVLQELIADFFELQGIVVWTASCCSQALALLEQFRPDLILSEIEFADGDAYFLLKHWREREAMAGWEPIPAIAISRLDKFKHEPLARAAGFQAYIVKPFDPEQLLVVTDLVLSTRGNV; this is encoded by the coding sequence TTGAAAAAGTATGCAGTGCTGCTTGTAGAGGACTTTCCTGTGCTGCAAGAGCTGATTGCGGATTTTTTTGAGCTGCAAGGGATCGTCGTTTGGACAGCAAGTTGCTGTAGTCAAGCGCTAGCGCTATTGGAACAATTTCGACCTGATTTAATTCTCTCGGAAATCGAGTTTGCAGATGGCGACGCCTACTTTTTACTGAAGCACTGGCGCGAACGGGAAGCGATGGCGGGATGGGAACCAATTCCAGCCATTGCTATTTCTCGATTAGACAAGTTTAAGCATGAACCTTTAGCTCGTGCAGCAGGGTTTCAAGCTTACATCGTGAAACCTTTCGACCCCGAACAGCTTTTGGTAGTGACGGATCTGGTACTTTCCACGCGAGGAAACGTATGA
- a CDS encoding ParA family protein: protein MELFEAPTLVPLGLAGGQGKTTVALITGRILASYGIPVLFVDADPQASLTTFLGVEPSDNRPTLLEVITKSERKVPLYSAIHPVPKNEKLFVIPANDELEDANAYLAASGISLNRLRERLYQVEEQVAPQDKVACNFGVIIVDPPPERSHLALSSLGAGSAWVIPAEANVKGVESLKRTLELIQTYQRRIPHGSLIGVMPFRAQWTGLNPTGTTRDSIEVMQALAGKENVLPHLLESNIYKRAINEQVLPRELGKPELEYPLLTIIERMKPLLGQYAKQIQATEGREVVLQ from the coding sequence ATGGAACTTTTTGAAGCTCCGACTCTTGTGCCGCTTGGATTGGCCGGGGGGCAAGGGAAAACAACTGTTGCCCTCATAACAGGCCGGATTCTAGCCAGCTACGGTATTCCAGTCCTTTTCGTAGACGCTGACCCCCAAGCTAGTTTGACCACATTCTTAGGGGTAGAACCCTCCGACAATCGCCCAACCCTACTAGAGGTGATCACCAAGTCAGAAAGGAAAGTGCCGCTATACTCAGCAATTCACCCAGTCCCTAAGAACGAGAAGCTATTCGTCATCCCTGCTAATGATGAACTAGAAGATGCCAATGCTTACCTGGCAGCTTCAGGGATTAGTTTGAACCGGCTGAGAGAACGGCTCTACCAGGTTGAAGAGCAGGTTGCCCCTCAAGATAAGGTTGCTTGCAACTTCGGCGTCATCATCGTTGATCCACCACCCGAGCGATCGCACTTGGCACTCTCATCTCTCGGGGCTGGTAGTGCATGGGTGATTCCCGCTGAGGCAAATGTGAAGGGGGTTGAATCGCTCAAACGAACCCTAGAGCTAATCCAGACCTACCAACGGCGCATTCCTCACGGCTCTCTGATTGGCGTGATGCCCTTCCGTGCCCAGTGGACCGGCTTGAACCCCACTGGTACCACCAGGGACAGCATTGAAGTGATGCAAGCACTGGCAGGCAAGGAAAACGTGTTGCCTCATCTGCTTGAGAGCAATATCTACAAACGAGCAATCAATGAGCAGGTCTTGCCCAGAGAGTTAGGGAAGCCAGAGCTTGAATACCCCCTCCTGACCATCATTGAGCGAATGAAACCCTTATTAGGGCAGTATGCCAAACAAATTCAAGCGACAGAAGGTAGAGAGGTGGTACTGCAATGA
- a CDS encoding DUF2887 domain-containing protein, whose protein sequence is MLQLIGVKDEVAPERARQLIERARSEVTDAAEQNRIVELVLTTLVYKFPTLEREAIKQMLGLDELKQTRFYQEIAEEERDRLLSLAVPGFLELGLTVEQVAEKLKTDVPTVERIIQQQREQN, encoded by the coding sequence GTGCTGCAACTGATTGGGGTTAAGGATGAGGTGGCCCCCGAACGGGCACGGCAGTTAATTGAGCGGGCGAGATCTGAGGTCACGGATGCCGCAGAGCAGAATCGCATCGTAGAATTGGTATTAACCACACTGGTTTACAAGTTCCCCACCCTAGAGCGAGAGGCCATCAAGCAGATGTTAGGACTCGACGAACTCAAGCAGACCCGGTTCTATCAGGAAATCGCAGAAGAAGAACGCGATCGCTTGCTGTCACTTGCTGTACCTGGCTTCTTAGAACTAGGTCTGACCGTTGAGCAGGTTGCTGAGAAGCTCAAAACTGATGTGCCAACTGTCGAACGCATTATCCAGCAGCAACGAGAACAAAATTAA
- a CDS encoding C2 family cysteine protease, producing MALWSSLIEKAYAVVANNTYAGIHRGNSGDALKHITGLEVDQLQIQPNLYFFGGFSEDSLLEKIGNALNRKQAVVLGTPKGSQSGTVGLVDDHAFVPIKVNYSQKTVDLYNPQDGKTKTFSVSVIRKYCDFIWITKI from the coding sequence ATCGCGCTGTGGTCTTCTCTAATTGAAAAAGCATATGCTGTAGTAGCTAATAACACCTATGCAGGTATCCACCGTGGAAACTCAGGAGATGCCCTTAAGCACATTACTGGACTGGAAGTTGATCAACTTCAAATTCAGCCTAATCTATACTTCTTTGGAGGGTTTTCAGAGGATTCTTTGCTTGAAAAGATTGGGAATGCATTGAATAGAAAACAGGCGGTAGTTCTAGGTACTCCGAAAGGTAGTCAATCAGGAACGGTAGGACTAGTAGATGACCACGCTTTTGTGCCTATCAAAGTTAATTACTCACAAAAAACAGTTGATTTGTACAATCCCCAAGATGGAAAAACAAAAACATTTAGCGTATCAGTAATCAGGAAGTATTGTGATTTTATATGGATTACAAAAATTTAA
- a CDS encoding IS4 family transposase encodes MLQHQSVNIRQISQNRAEQIGYYRFLENENVTISELVRSVADQCQAQVEGLHVLSISDSSEVNLQSHAGRLKPQGLGVVGNDRDVGFFIHPTLVLNAETGFPLGLSTIHLWSRDIDHSDKHQRDYQHLPIEEKESYKWLRSAEGSNRCLRAGGARLITHIGDRESDLYEEWATVPDAQTHLLIRVCQNRRLWHQSLSLYDYLTIQPVQGSYTVQVVEDPRRGQTAREALLVVRVAKVEIRRPDNLNAHDYPPSVGLYAVEAQEVNPPPGQQPIHWRLLTTHEVVCLEQALQVIQWYCWRWRIEQLFATLKQAGLNLEATQLESVDAIQRLTVLALSIAVRVLQLVEGRDNPELSASVAFSDEQQQCLTQLEPTLQGHTQKQQNPHPPSSLAWATWLIARLGGWSGYRSQRPPGMPTLIHGLRQFEAIFIGWKLAQAPLVCTR; translated from the coding sequence ATGCTTCAGCACCAATCGGTAAACATTCGCCAAATCAGCCAAAATCGAGCTGAACAGATTGGCTACTATCGTTTCTTGGAGAATGAAAACGTGACGATATCCGAGTTAGTGCGGAGTGTTGCTGACCAGTGCCAGGCGCAGGTGGAAGGATTGCATGTGTTATCGATTAGTGATAGCAGTGAGGTTAACTTGCAGTCCCATGCAGGGCGGTTAAAGCCGCAAGGACTTGGGGTCGTTGGCAACGACCGAGATGTTGGGTTTTTCATTCATCCAACCCTGGTGCTGAATGCCGAGACTGGCTTTCCATTAGGGTTAAGTACCATTCATTTGTGGAGTCGTGACATCGACCATAGCGATAAACATCAACGCGACTATCAACACCTGCCGATTGAGGAAAAGGAATCCTACAAATGGCTGCGATCGGCTGAAGGCAGCAACCGATGTTTGAGGGCTGGAGGAGCGAGGTTAATCACTCATATCGGCGACCGTGAAAGCGACCTGTATGAAGAATGGGCGACGGTTCCAGACGCTCAAACCCATTTATTAATCAGGGTGTGTCAAAATCGTCGTCTGTGGCATCAGTCGTTATCGCTCTATGACTACCTGACGATTCAACCCGTTCAGGGAAGTTACACCGTGCAAGTGGTAGAAGATCCCCGTCGAGGGCAAACTGCACGAGAGGCATTGCTAGTTGTGCGTGTGGCGAAGGTTGAGATCCGGCGACCCGACAACCTCAACGCTCACGACTATCCTCCCAGTGTGGGTCTCTACGCCGTAGAGGCACAGGAAGTCAACCCACCCCCTGGACAACAACCGATTCATTGGCGACTGTTGACCACTCATGAAGTCGTTTGCTTAGAACAGGCACTCCAAGTCATTCAGTGGTACTGCTGGCGCTGGCGGATTGAACAACTGTTTGCCACCCTCAAACAGGCCGGACTCAATCTCGAAGCGACGCAACTGGAATCGGTAGATGCCATTCAACGCTTGACTGTGCTGGCGCTGTCGATTGCCGTGCGAGTCCTACAACTGGTGGAAGGGCGAGATAACCCTGAGTTATCTGCCTCTGTTGCCTTTAGCGATGAACAGCAGCAATGCCTCACTCAGCTAGAACCGACGTTGCAAGGACACACTCAAAAACAGCAGAATCCTCATCCTCCCAGTTCTTTAGCTTGGGCAACCTGGTTAATTGCTCGCTTAGGAGGATGGTCGGGTTATCGCTCCCAACGTCCCCCCGGAATGCCTACTCTAATTCATGGTTTGCGGCAGTTTGAGGCAATCTTCATCGGGTGGAAACTAGCTCAAGCCCCACTTGTGTGTACACGGTAG
- a CDS encoding tetratricopeptide repeat protein — MIDEDVGDQLYTWSYYREEPPLYERLLGKLGAAVDVACERRIGNAYFPLSDYSKSIKHLQQSLETARELGDRDGKGRALGNLGLAYHSLSDYPKAIDYQQQFLIIAREIGNRRGEGGALGNLGSAYHALGDYPRAIEHYQQSLTIAREIGNRRGEGRALSNLGVAYKNLGNYPRAIEYNQQSLTTAREIGNRYGEGIALSNLGNAHHRLGNYSRAIEYNQQHLSIAREIENRHGEANALGNLGNAYHDLGN, encoded by the coding sequence TTGATTGATGAAGACGTAGGAGATCAGCTTTATACGTGGAGCTATTACCGGGAGGAGCCGCCCCTGTATGAACGGCTTTTGGGCAAGTTAGGGGCAGCCGTTGACGTGGCCTGTGAGCGGAGGATTGGGAATGCTTATTTTCCTTTGAGCGATTATTCCAAGTCCATTAAGCACCTTCAACAGAGTTTAGAGACAGCTCGTGAGCTTGGTGATCGGGATGGGAAAGGAAGAGCATTGGGTAATCTGGGGCTTGCTTACCATTCTTTAAGTGACTATCCCAAAGCGATTGACTACCAGCAGCAGTTCTTGATTATTGCCCGTGAAATTGGAAATCGGCGTGGTGAAGGAGGTGCATTAGGCAATCTGGGCAGCGCCTACCATGCCTTGGGCGACTATCCCAGGGCAATCGAACACTATCAGCAATCTTTGACCATTGCCCGTGAAATTGGGAATCGGCGTGGTGAAGGCAGAGCACTGAGCAATCTGGGGGTTGCTTACAAGAATCTGGGCAACTATCCCAGGGCAATTGAATACAATCAGCAGTCTTTGACCACTGCCCGTGAAATTGGGAATCGGTATGGAGAAGGGATTGCATTGAGCAATCTGGGCAATGCCCATCATCGTTTGGGCAACTATTCCAGAGCAATTGAATACAATCAGCAGCACTTGAGCATTGCCCGTGAAATTGAGAATCGGCATGGAGAAGCGAATGCGTTAGGCAATCTGGGCAATGCTTACCATGATCTGGGTAACTAA